The following are encoded together in the Oncorhynchus masou masou isolate Uvic2021 chromosome 5, UVic_Omas_1.1, whole genome shotgun sequence genome:
- the LOC135540397 gene encoding protein ITPRID2-like gives MERPSSTTRRQAWFQTGRQWPTLKEQDPQGPPSTHPSVPHQSASEDDVFSDGCSAGKIESWLLGCGLETDSENSRHNMTVESLLKSKSFEDNLSLGAEATVLNVEEGVSDLSSCPLLFPPPKHPHRGVTTSTPRQRLALPLLHLGHSLASSGLSKSTSKASSVSEALQMCAEDAEETLYQLGFGCDEPEVTARIPIRFINFPSHAHGINLRLFLQSQLHRLRQEDPGLSLASRFRQVEVLTAMANAFYSLYSHVSRTPLQKLAPPDFSFSPTADGQIGRRFMGSVRSEPRSPVERLKDTVSKMCLYTGSGASARLGSDSACPRPGLSPGPGSAPKKRSSLPDLVGLVLENTKAEPLSRDMEEDNQDTGDRNEMSAAVDTMVRETETPGHIDGEGEQGLFSDVQDMDTGDSNKTCAVGTRMFRDRETETPGHRDTVRDKELEQGSSSDGGGVDVERERHPDRTPNLGASSLSESGHQREPSSRKKLDFGLTTPRPTCEVGETQNTIHPTGWATVVAPVTKVTHDITRPQIVECVHQAPYSSQLQPRNSNTQAEDILSSENVRRSDRSFTTSDGPHKPREEDFLTPRNTAKSSEVTVTPMSKVESSLGETGTLVVSIEHLSCRKSPCLITVTDVTPSSLDTDAPEMILPASGGSTVEPPAAQYYPGVWRNKRYLSPLKPTPLQGQVSHTIQQANSFELEEVQSAGEEDFGQQESIRSTSLSRSTVNQNKGLVVRGDSMQSDSSGYADDEGNSPDRDQS, from the exons GCTGGAGACGGACTCAGAAAACTCTAGACACAATATGACTGTTG AGTCTCTGCTGAAATCGAAAAGTTTTGAAGATAACCTGAGTCTGGGGGCTGAGG CGACAGTATTAAATGTTGAGGAAGGAGTCTCAGACCTGAG CAGCTGCCCACTGCTGTTTCCGCCACCCAAACATCCTCACAGAGGAGTCACCACCAG TACACCCCGCCAGAGGCTGGCTCTGCCCCTTCTCCACCTGGGTCACAGTCTGGCCTCCAGCGGGCTCTCCAAAAGCACCAGTAAAGCATCGAG tgTGTCAGAGGCCCTGCAGATGTGTGCGGAGGATGCAGAGGAGACTCTGTACCAGTTAGGGTTTGGTTGTGATGAGCCTGAGGTCACGGCCCGTATCCCTATCCGCTTCATCAACTTCCCCTCCCATGCCCACGGCATCAACCTCCGCCTCTTTCTTCAGTCCCAACTGCACCGGCTCCGACAGGAGGACCCAGGACTCTCCCTGGCCa GCCGTTTCAGGCAGGTAGAGGTGCTGACAGCCATGGCCAACGCCTTCTACTCCCTCTACTCACACGTGTCCCGCACGCCCCTCCAGAAGCTCGCCCCTCCTGACTTCAGCTTCTCCCCCACCGCTGACGGGCAGATTGGACGACGCTTCATGGGAAGTGTCCGCAGCGAACCGAGGTCTCCAGTGGAACGACTCAAGGATACGGTTTCTAAGATGTGCCTGTATACTGGCTCTGGGGCTTCTGCCCGGCTGGGGTCGGACTCTGCCTGCCCCCGACCAGGACTCTCCCCCGGGCCTGGGTCGGCACCCAAGAAGAGAAGCAGCCTTCCTGACTTGGTGGGTCTGGTCCTGGAGAACACCAAGGCAGAGCCTTTAtccagagacatggaggaggataATCAGGATACAGGGGACCGTAATGAGATGAGTGCTGCTGTGGACACgatggtgagagagacagagacaccggGACACATAGACGGGGAGGGGGAGCAGGGGTTGTTTTCGGATGTACAGGATATGGACACTGGGGATAGTAACAAGACGTGTGCTGTGGGCACACGTAtgttcagggacagagagacagagacaccggGACATAGAGACACAGTCAGGGACAAGGAGTTGGAGCAGGGATCGTCATCAGATGGGGGTGGAGTtgatgtagagagagagcgacatcCTGACAGAACACCCAACCTTGGGGCATCATCACTTTCAGAATCAGGTCATCAAAGAGAGCCCAGTAGTAGGAAGAAGCTGGACTTTGGCCTCACTACTCCAAGACCTACTTGTGAAGTTGGAGAAACTCAAAACACAATTCATCCCACAGGCTGGGCAACAGTAGTGGCACCGGTCACCAAGGTTACCCATGACATCACCCGTCCTCAGATCGTTGAGTGTGTTCACCAGGCTCCGTACAGCAGTCAACTTCAACCGAGGAATAGTAACACACAGGCGGAGGACATTTTGTCCTCTGAGAACGTCAGGAGATCTGACCGATCCTTCACCACGTCAGACGGACCACACAAACCCAGGGAGGAGGATTTCTTAACTCCCAGGAACACAGCCAAGAGTTCAGAGGTCACAGTAACTCCCATGTCTAAGGTGGAGTCTAGTTTGGGAGAAACTGGAACACTGGTTGTGTCTATAGAGCACCTTAGTTGCAGGAAGTCCCCTTGTCTCATCACTGTTACTGATGTGACACCTAGTTCTTTAGACACAGATGCACCTGAGATGATTCTCCCTGCCAGTGGTGGGAGCACAGTGGAGCCTCCAGCAGCCCAGTATTATCCAGGTGTATGGAGGAACAAGAGGTACCTGAGTCCTCTGAAACCAACACCACTCCAGGGGCAGGTCTCCCACACTATTCAACAGGCCAACTCCTTTGAGCTGGAGGAG GTACAGAGCGCAGGGGAGGAAGACTTTGGACAGCAAGAAAGTATAAGGTCAACATCTTTGTCACGGTCCACTGTCAATCAAAACAAAG gtctggTGGTTCGAGGTGACAGCATGCAATCAGACAGCAGTGGCTACGCTGATGACGAAGGCAACTCCCCTGACAGAGACCAGAGCTGA